One window of the Thunnus albacares chromosome 3, fThuAlb1.1, whole genome shotgun sequence genome contains the following:
- the LOC122979186 gene encoding FERM and PDZ domain-containing protein 1, producing MEVQDRSRSPSRRTSRVEQVVGRWLRRSRDLGSRSHSLSRDRVAVDGKTTESGGSDQRNYPFRFNVQIQRDPNLNSHGLTLSPQTPILVQEVTPGGPADGRLVPGDQLVKINNVAVDDLTPEQAAEIIRECQDTLTMTVLRTMLGPKSSFITPEKRAKLKSNPVKVHFAEEVEVNGHSQGNSLLFLPNVLKVYLENGQTKAFKFEPSTTVKDIVMTLKEKLSLSRIEHFSLMLEQRHSATKLLLLHDEERIHQVVQKKEAHDFRCLFRICFMPKNLQTLLQVDPTAFEYLYLQGVNDVLQERFAVEMRCNTALRLAALHIQERLASCGQSPKTNLKTITKTWGIENFVSSTLLRNMREKDLRKAIAYHMKKSQSQHDPKQKGLPADQARINYLEELSDLKSFGGKSFSATMMLQDRESMVTLLVGARYGVSQVVNHKLSILSTLTEFTSITRIELLPESDKVSLVKIYLQDIKPITLLLESVAAKDMSCLIAGYCRVFVDPNLNIFPWIDVSKKHRVSAEEGYVSRCGSDSDNSDLDMEPLVSLVSHNEKPCPRVRSSSDPEGRKWKDRDRRRQKDGKEKGDKPWADKKQKKEKEANTEKERSLPDKNKEHKNEDREHKEETARARGGGQIQIEIANNDSGEQREKVGTQKEAQERKMGGGEEVQAAEEQPSVSEASDSCHSDSRVLTSPSSDSLDALEEDDLISCSSSSIHPNAPTQTHGHIDSPLQLHPYSHRHAQTHLLAPPPAHSHPLIHFSTHDVGEGDCRRSGDGADPQLLGPVSTSANIHHVKKHLSTSCSDDSSLCFAELSRLVDFLPSPPEASDDDEDEEEELRRRRRKMLKEMDESVRRAGEGGSISGEGSFKEHSLSSSSCSSHMEFVFNFDHSNTSSYYKLCSNITPDSACSFPRLLNHNEGEEGDKVEGDQVELEPIPILQPPPGFGDSSSDEEFFDARDRFTSPEDPTSGAVPRDICREMKVDFLSTLSLSDIRVSVSDADKDGNPEEDGKGEEEGGGRETLYQLRKRSRKRRSFMETDYTSRVSYPEPDPQPQHDPVSNRLHKNLLAEISDAQMLSSDPEPSEQTQNPSPTVSSLTHSEGEPAQLESKPILSKPRPHSPGFPSGFVSHEQMKDPQASSRTRKQEMEMEPDAMESKSVIDLLKAASPTITVVRCRVDPDGKESADRRGDGKEEGEGQEEMGEGKLESEEEEASGVSGNGPFTTHMFLPEIPEEDGKGEDAGEESKGGTSEYLPSSKRPLIGAERHPEANTLTACLIDVNKKGSNGLLGAHLIAPEQNSYVEECMLDDVSADLNPPSYSPPPPPPSSPLPPTPVHHKSQSDCLVREEEDGTNTGSSIKMSISNSEEMPLSNQNHTNKAQLHLEITSSVNEDKAISFVGSTMTASDEVTNSTNSDNVFDDDEMINSLNFSSSDMKAIDRDDWTIAIKPSISAKSATADKGESQISICTSFTNTEAHTRTHSINSEYTRAINSITAKLGAATSVTSPTFNSSAKLKRSEVTHEISSCSNQTVDKPRSEFTMPCAEAKGLVSPSLAKARTATIHDLSKEPPSPTHFLFQSCSPGIMGRLSASTLRGKIQKLPLYLSRSQETLNQAGVGNVAQSPAKDNSRDNKEITIKVTDIHDVTQTIDFEMGTNEESVESDDSDTTVTGSEVEGEIFVETTSAKSSHSVSEVKEAVEKVLVVVDDDSSLFPIQTEPKPQHRNQVFYSGPNKNTPGPITEPPASLLSSLQRDSTGLNMDTPGPIKDAPASKMKVTTPSEDIPVYKMSNPSPSIPPPIVVTTQNLNGPGLPFHSQTHKVRRNSSDRPLMGLCRPTEQNLDSPKIFSSGCRVFTICEDPSQTKTTAEMGTAPPLKSEFGCSSVLASGCESVVEGVQVPLDACGCPAVYTNCFSGGDSFDEELTVYEFSCRTQSSGVTQTSGAGLPLITAPPVPSFLSTSATHSPSFPRSILFSSSTSELSPLLSPLSDASDCFMSQTHKDTISRLGQQHYPEPPTGFQVLRVDVDQLLSILENSGADRSVAGYGGRHPRDTCPAHFTENKRVLQIEARRLMSGCQKVVGIGQSPEEMLHSLADSFRTLVELAGICLWFSGCDRCDRRNAEAVAGLADVARSFRDFCLAAERASSKRSCQDLSTKLLAKQCTALTASVFCLTQLFRTLTAL from the exons AGACAGGGTTGCAGTAGATGGGAAGACAACAGAGTCTGGTGGCTCCGATCAGAGGAATTACCCCTTCCGCTTCAATGTTCAGATCCAGCGGGACCCAAACCTCAACTCTCATGGCCTCACTCTGTCCCCCCAGACTCCCATCCTGGTGCAGGAGGTCACCCCAG GTGGTCCTGCAGATGGCCGGCTCGTCCCTGGCGACCAGCTTGTGAAGATCAATAACGTCGCTGTCGATGACCTGACCCCGGAGCAAGCTGCTGAAATAATCAG agaGTGTCAAGACACGTTGACAATGACTGTCCTCAGAACAATGTTG GGCCCAAAGTCATCATTCATCACACCAGAGAAGAGGGCAAAGCTCAAATCCAACCCTGTGAAAGTTCACTTtgctgaggaggtggaggtcaacggacactctcag GGCAACTCGCTGCTCTTCCTGCCTAATGTTCTGAAGGTGTATCTGGAGAACGGGCAGACCAAGGCCTTTAAATTTGAACCCAGCACCACAGTCAAG GACATTGTGATGACACTGAAGGAAAAGCTTTCTCTCAGCCGTATTGAACATTTCTCCCTGATGCTGGAGCAGAGGCACAGTGCCACCAAACTGCTGCTCCTACACGATGAAGAGAGGATacaccag gtggTCCAGAAGAAAGAGGCCCATGACTTCAGATGTCTGTTCCGTATTTGTTTCATGCCCAAAAACCTCCAGACTCTGCTGCAGGTGGATCCCACTGCCTTCGAGTACCTCTACCTGCAG GGGGTGAATGATGTGCTGCAGGAGCGTTTTGCCGTAGAGATGAGGTGTAACACCGCCCTGCGACTCGCTGCGCTGCACATCCAGGAGAGGTTGGCGAGCTGTGGACAGTCACCAAAGACCAACCTGAAGACAATAAC GAAGACTTGGGGCATAGAGAACTTTGTGTCTTCCACATTGTTGAGGAACATGCGAGAGAAAGATCTGAGGAAGGCCATTGCCTACCACATGAAGAAGAGCCAATCACAGCACGATCCCAAGCAGAAGGGCCTGCCAGCCGATCAGGCGCGGATAAACTATCTGGAGGAGCTGAGCGACCTCAAGTCATTTGGAGGAAAATCCTTCAGTGCCACCATGATG CTCCAGGACAGGGAGTCCATGGTGACCCTGTTGGTGGGGGCACGCTACGGGGTGAGTCAGGTGGTCAACCACAAACTGAGCATCTTGTCCACCCTCACAGAGTTCACCAGCATCACACGCATCGAGCTGCTGCCTGAATCCGACAAGGTCAGCCTGGTCAAAATATACCTGCAGGACATCAAG CCCATCACATTACTGCTGGAGTCAGTGGCAGCCAAAGATATGTCCTGCCTAATAGCAGGGTACTGTCGAGTGTTTGTTGACCCCAACCTCAACATCTTTCCCTGGATAGATGTCTCCAAGAAACACAGAGTGTCTGCTGAGGAAG GTTACGTGTCACGGTGTGGCAGTGACTCAGACAACTCAGACCTGGACATGGAGCCACTGGTCTCCCTAGTGTCTCACAATGAGAAGCCTTGCCCACGTGTCAGATCCTCATCAGACCCAGAGGGAAGAAAatggaaagacagagacagaaggagacaAAAAGATGGCAAAGAAAAGGGAGATAAACCATGGGcggataaaaaacaaaagaaagaaaaggaagctAACACAGAAAAGGAAAGGTCTCTAccagataaaaataaagagcACAAGAATGAGGACAGAGAGCACAAAGAGGAGACAGCGAGAGCACGGGGCGGTGGACAAATACAAATCGAGATAGCAAACAATGACTCTGGGGAACAACGGGAAAAAGTGGGGACACAAAAAGAGGCACAAGAACGCAAGATGGGAGGTGGAGAAGAGGTGCAAGCAGCGGAGGAGCAGCCGTCTGTATCAGAAGCATCAGATTCATGTCATTCTGACTCGCGTGTCCTCACCAGCCCCTCCAGCGACTCTCTCGATGCCCTGGAGGAAGATGACTTGATTTCGTGTTCGtcttcctccatccatcccAATGCTCCCACACAAACTCATGGCCACATCGACTCCCCCCTACAGCTTCATCCTTACTCTCATAGGCACGCTCAGACCCACCTCCTCGCTCCTCCACCTGCTCACTCCCATCCCCTTATTCACTTCTCAACTCACGACGTAGGAGAAGGGGACTGCAGGAGGTCAGGCGATGGCGCTGATCCCCAACTCCTCGGACCCGTCTCAACCTCAGCAAACATTCACCACgtcaaaaaacatttaagcaCTTCCTGCTCTGATGACAGCTCCCTGTGTTTCGCTGAGCTCTCCCGGCTTGTGGACTTCCTGCCGAGCCCCCCAGAGGCCAGTGACGATGATGAAGACGAAGAAGAGGAActgaggagaaggagaaggaagatGTTGAAAGAGATGGATGAGTCAGTGAGAAgagcaggagaaggaggaagcaTAAGTGGGGAGGGTAGTTTTAAAGAACATTCACTTTCCTCTTCGTCGTGCTCCTCCCACATGGAGTTTGTGTTTAACTTTGACCACAGCAACACAAGCTCCTACTACAAACTCTGCTCCAACATCACCCCAGACAGCGCTTGCAGCTTTCCCCGCCTCCTGAATCataatgagggagaagagggCGATAAAGTGGAGGGAGATCAGGTAGAACTGGAGCCGATCCCCATCCTCCAGCCACCACCCGGCTTTGGAGACAGCAGCTCTGATGAAGAGTTCTTTGATGCCAGAGATCGCTTCACCTCACCTGAAGACCCGACTTCGGGGGCTGTGCCTAGAG ATATTTGCAGAGAGATGAAAGTGGACTTCCTAAGCACTCTTAGCCTCAGTGACATCAGAGTCTCTGTGTCAGATGCAGACAAAGATGGGAATCCAGAAGAGGAtggaaaaggagaagaggaaggaggaggcagagaaacGTTGTACCAGCTCAGAAAAAGATCCCGTAAGCGGCGTTCCTTCATGGAAACTGATTACACATCTAGGGTGTCATATCCAGAACCAGATCCACAACCTCAGCATGATCCAGTCTCCAACAGGCTTCATAAAAACCTTTTGGCTGAAATCAGTGATGCCCAGATGCTGAGTTCTGACCCTGAACCCTCAGAGCAAACTCAGAATCCCAGTCCCACTGTCTCCTCCCTCACTCACTCTGAAGGGGAACCAGCCCAGCTCGAATCAAAACCCATCCTGTCCAAACCCCGCCCCCACAGTCCAGGTTTTCCTTCTGGTTTTGTGTCTCACGAGCAGATGAAAGACCCACAGGCCTCCTCCAGGACCAGGAAGCAAGAAATGGAAATGGAACCTGATGCAATGGAATCCAAATCAGTCATAGACCTCTTGAAGGCAGCGTCTCCTACCATCACTGTCGTCCGGTGCCGAGTGGATCCAGATGGGAAGGAGAGTGCTGATCGGAGGGGTGATGGaaaggaggaaggggagggacaGGAGGAGATGGGTGAGGGGAAGTTGGAgagcgaggaagaggaggcatcAGGTGTGTCAGGGAACGGGCCCTTCACTACTCATATGTTTTTGCCAGAGATCCCTGAAGAGGATGGTAAGGGGGAAGACGCAGGAGAAGAGAGTAAAGGGGGAACGTCAGAGTACTTGCCCAGTTCAAAGAGACCTCTCATTGGTGCTGAAAGGCATCCAGAGGCCAACACACTGACTGCATGTTTGATAGATGTGAATAAAAAAGGTAGTAACGGCCTTCTGGGAGCCCATCTGATTGCTCCAGAGCAAAATTCATATGTAGAGGAATGCATGCTTGATGATGTGAGTGCTGATTTAAATCCTCCGTCATACTCACCGCCACCCCCTCCACCCTCATCCCCTCTACCTCCAACACCAGTTCATCACAAATCCCAAAGTGACTGTTTAGTAAGGGAAGAAGAggatggcacaaacacaggaagttcAATCAAAATGTCTATATCTAATTCCGAGGAGATGCCACTTAGTAATCAAAATCACACTAACAAAGCACAATTACATTTAGAAATCACATCCAGTGTTAATGAAGACAAAGCCATCAGTTTTGTAGGTTCTACCATGACTGCTAGCGATGAAGTAACCAACAGCACCAATTCAGACAATGTTTTTGATGATGACGAAATGATTAATTCCCTAAATTTTAGTTCAAGTGACATGAAAGCTATAGACAGAGATGATTGGACTATAGCGATAAAGCCTAGCATCAGTGCTAAATCAGCCACAGCAGATAAAGGTGAGTCTCAAATTAGTATATGTACGTCTTTTACCAACACTGAAGCTCATACAAGAACTCATTCCATTAATTCTGAATATACTCGAGCTATAAACTCTATCACAGCAAAGCTTGGAGCTGCAACAAGTGTCACCTCTCCTACATTTAATTCAAGTGCTAAATTGAAAAGGAGTGAGGTGACACACGAAATTTCTTCATGCTCAAATCAAACTGTGGATAAACCCAGAAGTGAATTCACCATGCCATGTGCTGAAGCTAAAGGTTTGGTTAGTCCCAGCTTAGCAAAAGCTAGGACAGCCACGATCCATGATCTCTCCAAAGAACCTCCTTCTCCAACTCACTTCCTCTTCCAATCTTGTTCCCCCGGCATCATGGGCCGCTTATCTGCCTCCACACTTAGGGGGAAGATTCAAAAGTTGCCCCTTTATTTATCGCGCTCCCAAGAAACCCTCAACCAAGCTGGGGTAGGAAATGTAGCCCAGAGTCCTGCTAAGGACAACAGTAGGGACAACAAAGAGATCACCATCAAagtaacagacattcatgatgtCACACAAACGATAGATTTTGAAATGGGCACAAATGAAGAATCAGTGGAGTCAGACGATTCAGATACAACGGTCACAGGATCAGAGGTAGAGGGGGAGATTTTTGTGGAAACAACCTCAGCTAAGAGTTCTCATTCGGTATCAGAAGTGAAGGAAGCAGTAGAGAAGGTATTGGTGGTGGTGGACGATGACAGCTCATTGTTTCCCATCCAGACTGAGCCCAAACCACAACACAGAAATCAAGTTTTCTACAGTGGACCTAACAAGAACACACCAGGACCAATAACAGAGCCTCCAGCCTCCTTATTGAGCAGCCTCCAAAGAGATTCTACAGGCCTGAATATGGACACTCCCGGCCCTATAAAAGATGCCCCAGCATCAAAGATGAAAGTCACAACTCCAAGTGAAGACATTCCAGTTTATAAAATGAGCAATCCATCACCCTCCATCCCCCCTCCGATAGTGGTGACCACACAGAATCTAAATGGGCCAGGACTCCCTTTTCATAGTCAGACACACAAAGTAAGAAGGAACAGTAGTGACAGGCCTTTAATGGGTCTTTGTAGACCTACAGAGCAGAACTTAGACTCGCCaaaaatattttcctcaggCTGCAGGGTGTTTACCATCTGTGAGGACCCTTCCCAGACAAAGACAACGGCCGAGATGGGGACCGCCCCACCCTTGAAGTCTGAGTTTGGCTGCAGTTCTGTGCTAGCATCTGGATGTGAGTCAGTTGTGGAGGGGGTACAGGTGCCACTGGATGCTTGTGGTTGTCCAGCGGTCTACACCAACTGCTTCAGTGGGGGGGACAGCTTTGATGAGGAGCTGACAGTTTACGAGTTCTCCTGCCGCACACAgagcagcggtgtgactcagACTTCTGGAGCAGGTCTTCCTCTCATAACTGCCCCTCCtgttccctccttcctctccaccTCCGCCACCCACTCTCCCTCCTTTCCACGCTCcatccttttctcttcctctacCTCTGAGCTCAGCCCTCTCCTCTCACCACTGTCTGACGCTTCTGACTGTTTCATGTCTCAAACGCACAAGGACACCATCAGTCGACTAGGCCAGCAGCACTACCCGGAACCCCCCACAGGTTTCCAAGTGCTCCGTGTAGACGTGGACCAACTCCTCTCCATCCTGGAGAATAGTGGTGCTGACCGATCTGTGGCAGGTTATGGAGGTCGCCACCCAAGGGACACCTGCCCTGCCCACTTTACAGAGAACAAGCGGGTGCTCCAAATAGAGGCACGGCGGCTGATGTCAG